The genomic interval tcttttttctctcctttaattaattatttttaagccAACTTGAGATacattacaatattaatttaatattaaggTCTACAGTACTATCTATGGATATGTAtgtataaatcttatatatgcTGTGTTCATCTGATCTTTTTGAATTGTTAAATGAGTTGTAAAACGTATTTAAGACAAGAAATTGAAGAAAGTCATTGATTAGGCTAGTGTTGCATGTTTTGACCCATTTATGTAAGCATTACATAGTTTCGTCCTGAttgttaaaaagaaacaaaaaaacaaaaaaaaacaacaacagcaGCAACTACAAGATAGTTTCGTCGTGATGATCAACATagattccatctcatctcaatattcaaatatcacaaatataaatatttttcaatttcaaatttttaattttttcatctaatcattacctaatcattacaacttttctagactttcaaacaaaacctaaaaaataatttaatttttttaaatccgaaaataaaaataatattaaaaataattttataataatattttaattttataatatttgtattcaacattttctatttccttttccaaaaccacctcaacatcttaattcaaatcattttactattatttacagattatctcatctcactatccaaatgagacctctcaatataaaataaaaaatggttgaaaatattttgcacatgaaacataacaattaaaatagacTCGTGCaacataacaattaaaatagacTTGGTTGTTGaactaaattaatttatcttaaattaatcattgatggagattcactacttcaatttaaaaaaattaaattcatctcaatctacttcatacatttcaatctaaaaagCTAAAACTTATCTCAATCTTAagaagttaaactcatctcaatagattcacaaaatattattatttacaattcaacTGATTTCAAAGTCTAAACACAGAATTAGCACCAACCAGACCGCCTAATAAGTTATGATAAGCTAGCCAGCCCTACGATCCGGTGCCTTGTTCCAACACGTTTTGCTGCTTTCAACAACGGATTGTAAGAATTCAAGGCAAATAAGAGTTTTGAGTTTTCGTTTGTCAAAAATCAGAGCCAACTAATATTGACCAGCTGACTTTACAAGGCCGCCCTTAGGTGGGAAAAAATTGGTTATTTGCACAACCAAAATGCCTGCttctatatgtatgtatatatatatatgtgtgtacgTTGTGGGAGATAAGAGTCGGAGCTTTGAGAACGAAGCCTGCATGGACATGGCTTTGTTCTCAAACTTTTTCAGCTGTTTCTCGGAGCCGTCCGGCCAGTCCAAACAACGATACATATGTGACGGGGATGTTTGTGTTCTTAGGAATCAGAAGAAACTTCACGGGAAAAAGCGAAGCCTTTGGATTTCATTCACCCCTCTGATCTCGCGATGAGAAGAAGGCAGCAAAGCTTTTAGCGATTGATTTGATAGTCCATGATCCGCCGGTTTGTATTATTCATGTGACTTGCTAAAGATTTCGTTGCAGATCAATGAGCCGGATGACTCTTGTAACCATGTCTATTCATTTGTGTTGTAAATCCACTTAATTAGCAGGTgtctttttttgaaattttgtttgttGTCTCGGTTGTTGTCAAATTGGTTGATCCAGTGTATTCTTTAGTTGTGATTCCTGAACAGGATGCTTGAACTTCTGTTCTGTGGTGCAGCCTAAGGGTTTGAGCTACGTACCATGATTTGACGATGCGCCTACATTTTAGGCATGTAAAGCAAAATAATAACCTGCTTTGTTTATGACcgcagagtagcaccgctccaTTTAATCgctatgatatatattttttctcatttttttttatatttttttaacatatttaaatatttttaaaaaataaaaaataaaatcaatatattaaaaattactttcttagtcattaaataaaaataaataaatacacaagCATTCAAAATGAATGGGCAAAGTGAGAGGGCGAACTAACATTTTACTTTGTTTATTCAGCACCTTGATCcttgaatgaattttttttttttcctttttaaatctcatttttatgagcgctatttacaactaaaaatGTTGGTCCACGTAAAGATATCATAGAAGAATGCATACTGCCGTGATCAGATGTAatacattatttattctttacagttaaaaaaaaataataaaaaaaagctttacaatctgatgtagGAGTACAAACAGCGcgcatcaatttatgaattttactTTCGTAGACTAACCAATTATACTGCAGTTTTATGGCAATGCTGCATGTCTAATGAGTCGTCGCTGCATAAACAGAGATGCTTCTTGCTCGTACTGTGACCTTCGCCTtcacaaaattgagaaatcTACGACGGTCAGGGAGCTGGTAGCAACATCCTTGACTGACACGCTCATCGGCTTGGAAAGTGGAACTACCAACTTATTAGAAGTAAAAACCCCATTTCCAGGAATTTAGAGAATTATGAGAAGATAGCGTTAGAAATTTCCATTTCAgagattataaatattcatttacATAATAATATCAGCAGTACCAACTGGAATTGCCATTGCATCATCAGCATCAACGACTAGAAGCTAAACAACTATTTCTCATCCACCGGTAACAAATGTACAAGGCATTTTACTATAGACTTTAACTTCTAAGCAATTGCTAATATTCATTTCtgccaaaattttcaaatgttGTATGTATCTCCCACATATATAACTCTTGCCACTGCCTGCCAGTAATCCTCATATAGAATATAAGCCCGAAACTAGTAGCTGAATTCTTTCCCCAAATCTGCTGGAATCATCCCATCGCAAGCAAACACATCTGACCAGACTAAATCGTTCCTCCTTTCAAGCAAGCCCAGTTAATGAGAGATCATACCCAAATCATCTGTCATATCGAACTAATGGCATTCGAACGTTCGGTACAATTTAGGTATGGGAGATTCAACAAAGTCAATATCGTCGAGACAGGAGCAAAGTAACCTCTGCTCGCTCCCCCTATTTGCATGGTTCCTCAGAAAACCTATACTCACTCAGAGTTGCAAAGCCAGGTCTGGCTGCTGGGAATCAACAAGAACACCAGTAGATGGTCTCACTGGAGACCCCGGAGACTGGAAACCAATATTCAAGTCTGGAGGAAGTGTTTCCTGTTGTTTAGGCCTTGGCTGGGTATGAGGACTGAGACCTCGCCAAGGGAACTGCAGCTGAAACTTAGACAAGTCAGCAGGTGCTAATTGAGGGAAAACTATAGGTCGGTTTCGAAGTTGGGCTTCATTGGCCACATGAGCAGGTTGTGGCACAAATGCCACGGGAAAACTGTTCCTCTCAGACTGAGATTGCATCCCTCTAGAAAGTGGAATCTCTTCCCGTGCTTGAGaaatttgttgacaaaattctcGAGTTGGGTTGTATGATGGATCTGCAGAAATAGTAGGAGTTTTGGGCAAGCTGAAATCTTCTGTTGCTTGTTTAAAGCCTCCAGCCCCAATCGACATCCATGCACGGGCAGCAGCTGCTGCAGCATTGCAAGAGTCATCTCTCCTAACAGATGGAACCGCGGGCACTCTTTCTGGGGTTTCAACTGGGGATTGATTTGAAGATTTCTGCTGCTTATTGGCCCTTTCAGCCAAAATTCTCATCAACTGAGCTGGGTCACTATAACCCCGCTCTTGTCCATGAGGAAAGTATGTTCCTCTAGGCGTGTGATTAGGAGCTGTGTCAGAAGACAGTCTactcatcttactattcaagCCCCCGTTGCTGATTTTTCCATTAGGTAACACTCCAGTAAAAACTCCATCTGTATCAGGCTGCTTAACAGGTACAGACTGCAGAAGATTTATGTTTCTTGATACCGACTCTTTGGACCTTGTATCAGCCATTTCTGAATTACTTGAAAACTGCTTTTCAGCAATAAGCAAAGCATTAGTTTGATGGGCAGAGGGCAAAGAGTTCAATTCAAATTGCTTGCTTACCGTATTCTTAGTCTTGGTAAAATCCCTGGATTGTGGATTTTGCTTCTGGTAAATGGCATTATCAGGAGTACTGGATTTGGTTCTAGCAGAGCCAGAGAAAGATAATTTCCCTGCTGACGTATGAGCACCGGATGGATAAAACGAAGATTGTTTTCCATCTGAAATAGGCCCGCTTATAGGAAGCTCCATAGCAGAAACATGAGTCTTAGTTTTGTCATCCTTTGTCAAATCAGCATTAGACTGAAGCTTTGGAATTAAACCAGGCTCTTTCTGAGTGCAGTTCTCGAGCATTAGTACAGGAGTTTGAAGTGGCTCATATTCTCCAACCCAACCACGGCCAAATTTACACCCAGCAGGCAATGCCTGCTCAATTCTCTGGGAGGCAACTTTCCAAGCAACAGGTCCAAGAGTTGCGGCAAAACGAGCCAGGCTCCTTGCATAAGAAAATTCTGCATGAAGCCCAACCTGATTCACAAattgcaaaatttgaaaaaaaaaaaaacaaaaacaaaaacaagtacAGAGGCCATCTAttcaagaaaaagaatttatttccACATGCCGTACAGCAACCAACTGCTTAAGTTCACCCTCAAAGGTGGTAAATATTGAGTCTGATCGAACTGCTGGTTGATTGGAAATGTTATATGTTGTGCGCCTGTTATCATCATACACAAATTGCTTCCTTCCCAATTTAGAGAGTAGACCCTTACCTAAAATATTACAGAACCAAAGCAATTAGTGTGAACAGTGGCCATGAGAGAATGAAGATTaatcttgaaagaaaaaatataataagcaggCTATCAGTCCTTTACAGGCCTGACATAATTGTGTGATTGCAAAAGAGCTACTCTGTATTGGCTAGAAATAATTAACAACAATTTCTGAATCTAAGGGAAGAGGGAGGAAATAACCTTCTTTATGATACCTGATGATAAGTCTTCTGCCTTCTCAAAATTGGTATCAATCAGGGAATGATTAGTCTCTACAACATCAGTGTTAGAAGGCCTCTCAAAACCACCACCTTGGTTCATATTAGAACCATTCTGCCCATTTGTAATTGTGGCAAGAGTGGCACCGGTGGAGAAATCAGAGCCAATGGGCTCCTGCGAGGTCAGGCAGAAAGGCTTCTTCCCCGACttcttaattaagaaattgGACCTTGTTTTCTGTTCAGACTTCAACTCTTTCTCAGAGCGTTCAAATTCAACCCCTAACCTCTCGAATTTCTTCCTTGCCAACTCTTGAATGGAACGAGCCTTTTAACATATAGTTGTGTCATAAAACTAACAAACAGAACAAGATAGTGAAACAACGGTGTCAAAGAGTAAGAAAGGGCCAAATGTTTTATACCTGTCTATAGTAGATGGTGTCCGGTGCATTGTATTGCATGGCATTTGAACATATTAAGAAAATGTCACACTGCATTCAAGAAACAagctttacataaaatatttttttataagtaactttaTAAACATAAATCTATAATAAAGCATTCTTTTACAAATCGAATGGAAGAAAATAAGATTAGCAATACTTAAAGTGTTTATTCAAGGGCAACTACAATTATAACAGACGAATGAAGTAACAACTTTAACTTAACAAAAGCAGCCATGCAGAGAACACCAAatcattctctttcttttgattgcatttttctttttaacaattaaccaagaattttattgaagaaCTCAAAGCTATAGCTCAACGACACAGCATTTGTACAAGATAAACACCTCTTTTGGTAGCAAATAGCAagaaatatattctaaaaaaacaTATAGGCATTCAACCCGGATGCCTATGATCCGAATATGGAATAAAACTCACAGGAATTAAATTATTCTCCTAAAAGGATGCAATACTAAATTTTCATCAGATATATTTCACTAGAGCGTTCCccataggaaaagaaaaaaaaaatcaaacaaaataaagatgACTGCAGAAACAGAAAACCAGGGGCCCATTTGGTTCTGttttttgagaaagtttttcaattttcagagccacaaaaacaaaataaggtGCCAAAAAAACACATCTCAGAATTTTCAACTATGTCTTTCTAAATCAGGAAAAATGAAATCCTACAAGTCTGACATATGATGGGGGCTATGCGATGGCCCTCAGATCACATATCATAATTCAACTAAGGCATAACCCTACAAGCCTGTCATTTGATGTGTGCTATATGAATGACAAAGAGCAGACTTAGAATTGAGTGCAGCCTACCCTGCTCAATATGGATGGAGCCATGTGAATCAGCATGATCCTCAATGGCAGCGAGGGTGAGGGCACCCAACACAAAAATGGAGTATTTTTGCAGACTGCTACATAATTACATAGAATACTGCCAACATTTCTTGAGAAAGAAGTTCAAGATACAGACAAAAGTAGGGGGTGGCCAATGCAAAATATCTTTACCAAAACAGAGAACTCCTTTCCCCATTTTTGCCATTATATTCTATAAGAGGATATGAACCACGTCTGCATTATAAGAAGACTTTTCCCTTAAGGCCCAGATTCAAAACATTGGAATGGTTTTCCTCTTCTCTACTATCCCTCTCTCTGATACAAACACAAATAACCATAAAATGCACGCGAACTGTTTATAAATGTTTTCACCATGTAATTAACCAAAAAGAGAAGATTCTTTTCAGTTAACTTTCTATTTggctaatttctttttataaaaaaaaaagttttttcagTACGCAGCCAGCCCCATGTCCCAGTCACCGTTAACAACTTAACAAACCCTACCACTATAGTCAGTGATAATGGGTTTCCTCAAAATCATGATTTAGGCATACAAAAGGATgggatataaataaattaagaccACCTAAACCAACTACACTCATCTCCTCCACATTCCACCTGAGCAACACGGCCACAT from Juglans regia cultivar Chandler chromosome 2, Walnut 2.0, whole genome shotgun sequence carries:
- the LOC108984282 gene encoding uncharacterized protein LOC108984282 translates to MGQIVKRKKKGRPSKADLARRAVESAAVAEADVRRSHRRRNVRYNIDYDDYLDEDDEDEEEDQRRREKKLKLVVKLNQGSEPLAQQNQSHTGASELYSTEYASDDECERKPLKKRSIGNGRDEDADQQDEDDDHGDGGDGDEDDGEERGRKVDLKGLDSSAGTPSDLPSGVPDKRTLELILDKLQKKDTYGVYAEPVDPDELPDYHDVIEHPMDFATVRKKLADGSYSTLEKFECDIFLICSNAMQYNAPDTIYYRQARSIQELARKKFERLGVEFERSEKELKSEQKTRSNFLIKKSGKKPFCLTSQEPIGSDFSTGATLATITNGQNGSNMNQGGGFERPSNTDVVETNHSLIDTNFEKAEDLSSGKGLLSKLGRKQFVYDDNRRTTYNISNQPAVRSDSIFTTFEGELKQLVAVGLHAEFSYARSLARFAATLGPVAWKVASQRIEQALPAGCKFGRGWVGEYEPLQTPVLMLENCTQKEPGLIPKLQSNADLTKDDKTKTHVSAMELPISGPISDGKQSSFYPSGAHTSAGKLSFSGSARTKSSTPDNAIYQKQNPQSRDFTKTKNTFSSNSEMADTRSKESVSRNINLLQSVPVKQPDTDGVFTGVLPNGKISNGGLNSKMSRLSSDTAPNHTPRGTYFPHGQERGYSDPAQLMRILAERANKQQKSSNQSPVETPERVPAVPSVRRDDSCNAAAAAARAWMSIGAGGFKQATEDFSLPKTPTISADPSYNPTREFCQQISQAREEIPLSRGMQSQSERNSFPVAFVPQPAHVANEAQLRNRPIVFPQLAPADLSKFQLQFPWRGLSPHTQPRPKQQETLPPDLNIGFQSPGSPVRPSTGVLVDSQQPDLALQL